Proteins encoded in a region of the Gigantopelta aegis isolate Gae_Host chromosome 13, Gae_host_genome, whole genome shotgun sequence genome:
- the LOC121387393 gene encoding innexin unc-9-like, with translation MSASAIIGGFASWSKLVSSNDDDWADRVNHVYTVLLLALFAIFISGGQYVGNPIECWTPAHFTGAFVAYTKSFCWVKNTYYIPMEDSIPIEHHKRDSEELTYYQWVPIILLFMAFLFKAPSVLWKLFNGSSGINLDKIVNMTMETQLGSATKREETIKHIAAYIDRWLEAHRQYSFNILVRVRQRLSKVCCFMCAKRDGTYLTGLYIFVKLMYVVNVICQFFILNGFMGNWYNLYGLEVIDGLSRDVAWRESKRFPKITMCDFDIRQLQNIQRYTVQCVLPINLFNEKIFIFLWFWFVFVSVVTVGNFFFWIWRALFRVNRVRYVKKYLKMMDEIRGEEDKRFAVKFSNQYLRDDGIFVLRLIAKNSNDILLSDLMRQLWVTYKNKPMIRKSMEDDYNESAA, from the coding sequence TGCAAGTGCTATCATCGGCGGCTTCGCCTCGTGGTCCAAGCTCGTCTCCTCCAATGACGACGACTGGGCGGACAGGGTGAACCATGTGTACACCGTCCTCCTACTCGCGCTCTTCGCCATCTTCATCAGCGGCGGGCAGTACGTGGGCAACCCCATAGAATGCTGGACGCCTGCGCACTTCACGGGCGCCTTCGTAGCATACACGAAATCCTTCTGCTGGGTGAAGAACACCTACTACATCCCCATGGAGGACAGCATCCCCATCGAGCACCACAAGCGAGACTCGGAGGAGCTGACCTACTACCAGTGGGTGCCCATCATCCTGCTCTTCATGGCTTTCCTCTTCAAGGCTCCGTCCGTGCTGTGGAAGCTCTTCAACGGCAGCTCCGGCATCAATCTCGATAAGATAGTGAATATGACGATGGAGACTCAGCTTGGGTCCGCGACGAAGCGGGAGGAGACGATCAAACACATCGCGGCCTACATAGACAGGTGGCTGGAGGCGCACAGACAGTACTCGTTCAACATCCTTGTCCGGGTCAGACAGAGACTGTCCAAAGTCTGCTGCTTCATGTGCGCCAAGCGCGACGGGACCTACCTGACGGGGCTCTACATCTTCGTCAAGCTCATGTACGTCGTCAACGTCATCTGCCAGTTCTTCATCCTCAACGGATTCATGGGTAACTGGTACAACCTGTACGGCCTAGAGGTGATCGACGGTCTGTCCCGTGACGTAGCGTGGAGGGAGTCGAAGCGGTTCCCGAAGATCACCATGTGCGACTTCGACATTCGCCAGCTGCAGAACATACAGAGGTACACCGTGCAGTGCGTGCTTCCCATCAACCTCTTCAACGAGAAGATCTTCATCTTCCTCTGGTTCTGGTTCGTCTTCGTTTCCGTGGTTACCGTGGGCAATTTCTTCTTCTGGATCTGGCGCGCCCTATTCCGGGTGAACCGTGTGCGTTACGTGAAGAAGTACCTGAAGATGATGGACGAGATACGAGGGGAGGAGGACAAGAGGTTTGCGGTCAAGTTTTCCAACCAGTATCTGCGGGACGACGGGATCTTCGTCCTCCGTCTGATCGCCAAGAACTCGAACGACATTCTCCTCTCTGACTTGATGCGTCAGTTGTGGGTCACATACAAGAACAAACCGATGATTAGAAAGTCCATGGAGGACGATTACAACGAATCAGCGGCCTAG